A single genomic interval of Kwoniella newhampshirensis strain CBS 13917 chromosome 12, whole genome shotgun sequence harbors:
- a CDS encoding flap endonuclease 1, whose amino-acid sequence MGIKGLTGLLSENAPRCMKDHDMKTLFGRKVAIDASMSIYQFLIAVRQQDGQMLMNESGDVTSHLMGFFYRTIRMVDHGIKPCYIFDGKPPELKGGVLAKRFAKREEAKEGEEEAKETGTAEDIDKLARRQVRVTKEHNEECKKLLSLMGIPVVTAPGEAEAQCAELARAGKVYAAGSEDMDTLTFHSPILLRHLTFSEAKKMPISEINLDIALQDLGMEMDQFIELCILLGCDYLEPCKGIGPKTALKLIREHGSLGGVVDFIRGKMAEKAEENKHIKEDYDDESDKESEEGGGGMMVNSDGEEVPIAKSSPVKKSPAKKKKKVTSAGMVIPDYWPWEEAKQLFIKPDVVKGDDLELEWKAPDTDGLVDFLCRDKGFNEDRVRAGAAKLSKMLAAKQQGRLDGFFSVKPKEGSAPSKAAAGGKRKAEEKGGAAKKKGKK is encoded by the exons ATGGGTatcaaag GCCTCACGGGATTACTGAGCGAGAATGCACCTCGCTGTATGAAAGATCATGATATGAAGACT CTGTTCGGTCGGAAAGTCGCTATTGACGCATCAAT GTCGATCTACCAATTCCTCATTGCCGTTCGACAACAAGACGGTCAGATGTTGATGAACGAGAGTGGAGACGTGACCAG TCATCTTATGGGTTTCTTCTATCGAACAATCCGAATGGTGGACCATGGGATCAAACCTTGTTATATATTTGACGGAAAACCACCAGAATTAAAAGGCGgtgtg CTGGCGAAACGATTTGcgaagcgagaagaagcgaaggagggagaagaggaggccAAAGAgactg GTACCGCCGAAGATATCGATAAGCTCGCAAGAAGACAGGTCAGAGTGACCAAGGAACATAATGAGGAGTGCAAGAAGTTATTATCGTTGATGGGTATCCCTGTTGTGACG GCTCCTGGAGAGGCAGAGGCTCAGTGTGCAGAGCTGGCGCGAGCGGGCAAG GTTTATGCAGCCGGTTCTGAAGACATGGACACCCTCACATTCCACTCTCcaatccttcttcgacatctaACATTCAGCGAAGCGAAGAAAATGCCTATCTCAGAAATCAATCTAGATATTGCATTACAAGATTTAGGTATGGAAATGGATCAG TTTATCGAGCTGTGTATTCTCCTGGGTTGTGACTACCTCGAACCATGCAAGGGTATCGGACCCAAAACCGCACTCAAACTGATACGAGAGCACGGATCGCTCGGCGGTGTTGTCGATTTCATCCGTGGCAAGATGGCGGAgaaggcagaggagaacaAACATATCAAAGAGGATTACGATGATGAATCAGATAAAGAAAGCGAGGAAGGCGGCGgagggatgatggtcaACTCTGATGGGGAGGAAGTGCCGATCGCCAAGAGCAGTCCTGTGAAGAAATCACCGGCtaagaaaaagaagaaggtgacgaGTGCGGGGATGGTGATCCCTGATTATTGGCCATGGGAGGAGGCGAAACAATTGTTCATCAAACCGGATGTGGTCAAGGGGGATGATCTGGAG CTCGAATGGAAGGCGCCCGACACGGATGGACTGGTAGACTTCTTGTGTAGAGATAAAGGCTTCAA TGAGGACCGAGTTCGGGCAGGAGCTGCCAAGTTGAGCAAGATGTTGGCAGCCAAGCAACAAGGACGACTGGATGGATTTTTCAGTGTGAAGCCCAAGGAGGGTAGTGCACCTAGCAAAGCAGCAGCTGGAGGGAAGCGAaaggcggaagagaagggaggcgcggcgaagaagaagggaaagaagtAA